In the Leptospira sp. WS4.C2 genome, one interval contains:
- the cysK gene encoding cysteine synthase A — MKINSILEAIGNTPHVRLSRLFGTDHEVYMKLERQNPGGSIKDRIALAMIEDAEKSGKLKKDSFIVEPTSGNTGIGLAMVAAVKGYAITLVMPEHMSVERRRIMAAYGAKFELTPREKGMPGAIAKAQEIVAANPNAWMPQQFENEANIAVHREKTAEEIAKDFPEGLDYIITGVGTGGHITGCAENLKKRFPKLKVFAVEPEGSPVLSGGKPGPHPLQGIGAGFIPKNCKTELLDGIITVGKEEAFTMAVLAAKKEGIFIGTSSGASLAAVSKKLKEIPAGSKVLTFCYDTGERYLSVEGLFV; from the coding sequence ATGAAAATAAATAGCATTCTAGAAGCCATCGGAAATACACCTCACGTTAGATTGTCACGACTTTTTGGAACCGACCATGAAGTCTATATGAAACTCGAAAGACAAAATCCAGGTGGATCCATTAAAGATCGGATTGCCCTTGCAATGATCGAAGATGCTGAGAAATCAGGAAAATTAAAAAAAGATTCTTTTATCGTAGAGCCTACTTCTGGGAATACTGGAATTGGCCTCGCTATGGTAGCAGCTGTTAAAGGTTATGCTATCACTCTAGTAATGCCAGAACATATGTCTGTCGAAAGAAGACGGATTATGGCAGCTTACGGTGCGAAGTTCGAATTAACTCCCAGAGAAAAAGGAATGCCCGGAGCCATCGCTAAAGCACAAGAAATTGTTGCTGCCAATCCGAATGCATGGATGCCACAACAATTCGAAAATGAAGCAAACATTGCCGTCCATAGAGAAAAAACAGCAGAAGAAATCGCAAAAGATTTCCCAGAAGGTTTGGATTATATCATTACCGGAGTGGGTACGGGTGGTCACATCACTGGTTGCGCAGAAAATTTAAAAAAGAGATTTCCTAAACTCAAAGTATTTGCTGTAGAACCAGAGGGATCTCCTGTTCTTAGTGGTGGTAAACCTGGTCCACACCCGCTCCAAGGAATTGGTGCTGGTTTTATTCCTAAAAACTGTAAAACAGAACTTTTAGATGGAATCATTACTGTGGGTAAAGAAGAAGCCTTCACTATGGCTGTCCTTGCTGCGAAAAAAGAAGGAATTTTTATTGGAACTTCTTCTGGGGCAAGCCTTGCCGCAGTTTCTAAAAAACTAAAAGAAATTCCAGCAGGTTCTAAGGTTCTTACTTTCTGTTATGATACGGGAGAAAGATACTTATCTGTGGAAGGTCTTTTCGTTTAA
- the topA gene encoding type I DNA topoisomerase yields the protein MVESPTKATTIASYLDKDWVVVATKGHIKDLPPKSYGVDFNNQFEPEYEWLKGKKTVFSAIKTKAKAASIIYIASDPDREGEIIAKHCYDELVKLKKPIFRLRLKEISKEEVSRQIQLKSGLDLAEIESQIARRVVDRIFGFEVSPDLWKQLKISSLSAGRVQSTVLHWICEREIEIQNFSKEIYYQLKLKGSVLDESVVLDYQTKDKLDSKSIQSVLSEIGIIPEPTRLKEITLSQIKKKNIKRNPPPAFSTASLQETSFRVLGFDSKKTMKLAQMLFEGKRIGSGERVGLITYMRTDSTRVSDSKRELGEKYLNQHSPGLVSVGSFTPRKQKKYSQDAHEAVIPANPNFSPDSISSYLSNDERKLYSLIWERFLVSLMKPELGEETVFEFQKNKHIFIYKNEFITDLGFKAFAKAEKKKPQKRLDWKLGDRFIYDSHSVEEKQTEPPVRYTQGKLVQKMEDTGVGRPSTYGSIIETLKTRKYIVEYHKSIGPSALGMKVNEYLFLNFHDMIGEAFTKDLEEKLDQVTDKKESRVDLIRNFYEGLIRILRSPRKKEKETFVLPPPSLKGQNLCPVCKVGMVKTKLGKKGKTIYFCSRYPHCDYITYEP from the coding sequence ATAGTCGAATCACCGACAAAAGCAACAACAATCGCATCCTATTTAGATAAGGACTGGGTTGTTGTTGCAACCAAAGGTCATATCAAAGACCTACCCCCCAAATCCTACGGGGTGGATTTTAATAATCAATTTGAACCCGAATATGAATGGCTAAAAGGAAAAAAAACTGTTTTTTCTGCCATCAAAACCAAAGCCAAAGCGGCCTCTATCATTTACATTGCTAGTGACCCAGATCGTGAAGGGGAAATTATCGCCAAACATTGTTATGATGAATTGGTGAAATTAAAAAAACCAATCTTTCGACTTCGTTTGAAAGAAATATCGAAAGAAGAGGTGAGTCGTCAGATCCAATTAAAATCTGGACTCGATCTAGCAGAAATTGAATCGCAGATTGCAAGAAGAGTGGTTGATCGTATTTTTGGTTTCGAAGTTTCCCCTGATTTATGGAAACAATTAAAGATCTCTTCTTTATCTGCGGGCCGAGTTCAATCCACCGTCTTACATTGGATTTGCGAAAGGGAAATCGAAATTCAAAATTTCTCAAAAGAAATCTATTACCAATTAAAATTGAAGGGATCTGTATTAGACGAATCCGTGGTTTTAGACTACCAAACCAAAGATAAATTAGATTCAAAATCCATACAAAGTGTCCTTTCGGAGATAGGAATTATACCGGAACCAACCAGGTTAAAAGAAATAACATTATCTCAAATCAAAAAGAAAAATATCAAAAGAAATCCACCACCAGCATTTTCGACTGCTAGTTTACAAGAAACGAGTTTTCGTGTTTTAGGTTTTGATTCCAAAAAAACAATGAAACTGGCACAAATGCTCTTTGAAGGAAAACGGATTGGTTCTGGCGAGAGGGTGGGACTGATTACTTATATGCGAACCGATAGCACCCGTGTTTCCGATTCAAAACGGGAGTTAGGTGAAAAATATTTGAATCAACATTCCCCTGGTTTAGTTTCTGTAGGAAGTTTCACTCCCCGAAAACAAAAAAAATACTCTCAAGATGCCCACGAAGCTGTCATTCCCGCAAATCCCAATTTCAGTCCCGATTCGATATCTTCCTATTTATCAAATGATGAGAGAAAACTCTACTCGCTGATCTGGGAGCGTTTTTTGGTTTCTTTGATGAAGCCAGAGTTAGGTGAAGAAACCGTTTTTGAATTTCAGAAAAATAAACATATATTTATTTATAAGAATGAATTCATTACAGATCTTGGGTTTAAAGCTTTTGCCAAAGCAGAAAAGAAAAAACCTCAGAAACGATTGGATTGGAAATTGGGAGATCGTTTTATTTACGATTCCCATTCGGTAGAGGAAAAACAAACCGAACCTCCCGTTCGTTACACACAAGGAAAACTTGTCCAGAAGATGGAAGATACAGGAGTGGGTAGACCCTCTACTTATGGAAGTATCATCGAAACTTTAAAAACTCGGAAATACATTGTAGAATATCACAAGTCCATTGGTCCATCAGCCCTCGGTATGAAAGTGAATGAATATCTTTTCCTTAACTTTCACGATATGATTGGTGAGGCCTTTACAAAAGATTTGGAAGAAAAATTAGACCAAGTCACAGACAAAAAAGAATCACGAGTCGATCTCATCCGAAATTTTTATGAAGGACTGATCCGCATTTTAAGAAGTCCTAGAAAAAAAGAAAAAGAAACTTTTGTTTTGCCTCCTCCCAGTCTAAAAGGTCAAAACCTTTGTCCTGTGTGTAAAGTCGGTATGGTAAAAACCAAACTAGGGAAAAAAGGAAAAACCATTTATTTTTGTTCCCGTTACCCGCACTGTGACTACATTACCTATGAACCATAA
- the hemH gene encoding ferrochelatase, which yields MNHKQKKTLILVNLGGPRTTEEIEVFLTDLFTDPFVFDLPLFELLRLPLARFIAKKRTPKVKKIYESMGFGGGSPLVSETEKQAKTLEQILNQKTDTDWTVKVAMTCGFPHIRDSEFEKPSANTIYLPLYPQYSRSTVLSTLNHLEKKFKECPVGSGGYVPSFASDPKFHQITAKFISEFFGGFLKPKDFLHFPERKFDGDWKDLDLVFSAHGVPMRLIHKGDRYMQEIESSVKGITEQLRLIGFRGQSHISYQSKVGPAKWTEPSSLQMIESLAKEGKQIAVYPISFVSDHLETLEEIGEQFKDLALESGAKSFTRIPAFGTYLPFLEYLAERVLNADTVIQHCTCKEMGGESLPTCRFK from the coding sequence ATGAACCATAAACAAAAGAAAACTCTCATCCTTGTCAATTTAGGTGGGCCAAGAACCACGGAGGAGATTGAAGTTTTTTTAACGGATTTGTTTACTGACCCGTTTGTTTTTGATTTGCCTCTATTTGAATTATTGCGCCTACCTCTTGCCCGTTTTATCGCAAAAAAAAGGACTCCCAAGGTAAAAAAAATTTATGAGTCTATGGGATTTGGTGGTGGTTCTCCTCTAGTTTCGGAAACTGAAAAACAAGCCAAAACACTCGAACAGATATTAAATCAAAAAACAGATACCGATTGGACAGTGAAAGTGGCGATGACCTGTGGTTTTCCTCATATCAGAGATTCAGAATTTGAAAAACCAAGTGCAAATACCATCTATCTGCCGTTATACCCTCAGTATTCTAGGTCTACAGTCCTTTCCACACTGAATCATTTAGAAAAAAAGTTCAAGGAATGCCCTGTGGGAAGTGGTGGATATGTTCCTAGTTTCGCCTCCGATCCGAAGTTTCACCAAATCACTGCTAAGTTTATTTCTGAATTCTTTGGTGGATTTTTAAAGCCAAAAGATTTTTTACATTTTCCCGAAAGAAAATTTGATGGGGATTGGAAAGATTTAGATTTGGTATTTTCGGCACACGGTGTACCCATGCGCCTTATCCATAAGGGTGATCGGTATATGCAAGAAATTGAATCTTCTGTAAAAGGAATTACGGAACAACTTCGTTTGATTGGGTTTCGTGGACAATCGCATATATCTTACCAGAGTAAGGTGGGACCGGCAAAGTGGACGGAGCCAAGTTCTTTGCAGATGATCGAGTCCCTTGCCAAAGAGGGGAAACAAATCGCAGTTTATCCTATTAGTTTTGTGAGTGATCATTTAGAAACATTAGAAGAAATCGGAGAGCAGTTTAAGGATCTCGCGTTAGAATCTGGTGCAAAATCATTTACTCGGATTCCCGCCTTTGGCACTTACCTTCCGTTTCTGGAGTATTTGGCGGAGAGAGTGCTTAATGCAGATACAGTCATCCAACATTGTACCTGTAAGGAAATGGGTGGTGAGTCACTCCCTACTTGTCGATTCAAATAG